GATGGCGGAGAGGCTGGGGAAAAGCTAGGTCACTGAGCGCTCTTCCCAGGCCGCGTCACGATGGGTATCCTTTGTCACCGCGGCGGAGGGCCTTCCATGCCAGACAACTGGAAGAACAAACTCTACTTCGGCGACAACCTCGGGGCCCTGCGGGACGAGATCTCCGACGAGTCCGTGGATCTCGTCTACCTGGACCCGCCGTTCAACAGTAATGCGTCCTACAACGTGCTGTACAAGGAGCCCACGGGCGAGGGATCGAATGCCCAGATCGAGGCCTTCGACGACACGTGGCACTGGGGTCCGCAAACGGCCGAGATTTACGACAAGACCCGGGAGGCGGGCGGGAAGCTCGGGGATCTCATCGAGGCCATGCTGAGATTCCTGGGCAAGAACGACATGATGGCGTATCTCGCCATGATGGCCCCTAGGCTTAAGGAACTGCACCGTGTGCTTAAACCGACGGGGAGCCTGTATCTCCACTGCGATCCGACCGCGAGTCATTACCTGAAACTCGTGATGGACGCGATCTTTGGACCGAGGGAGTTCCAGAACGAGATCGCGTGGAAGCGCTTCTCCGCGAAGAACGATCCGACCCGCTACGGGCGGAGCCACGACGTGCTTCTCTACTACGTCAAGGGTCATCCTTCGACGTGGAATCCCGAATATGGGCCCTTTGAGGAGGACTACGTCGAGCAGAACTACCGGTACATTGAGAAGGACACCGGCCGGCGTTACCGATTGAGCGATCTCACCGCCCACAAACCAGGCGGTGACGTGGACTACGAGTGGCACGGTATGCGGCCGTATAAGGGTCGGCACTGGGCCTTCTCCCGCCAGAACCTGGAGAAGTTCTTGGTCGACGGCCGCATTGTTTTCCGAAGGACGGGAATGCCCGTCTACAAGAGATACCTGGACGAGATGCCAGGTGTTCCCTTGCAAGACATTTGGACTGACGTGCGCCTTCATGCGGGTTCCAAGGAGCGACTCGGCTACGCGACCCAGAAGCCGGAAAGTCTTCTCGAACGGATTATCAACGCCAGCAGCAACATCGGTGACCTGATTCTCGACCCGTTCTGTGGGTGCGGGACGACGATCGCTGTTGCTGAGCGGCTGCACAGGAAGTGGATAGGGATCGACATCACGCACCTCGCGATCAATCTAGTGATCCGCCGGCTCAAGGACACGTTCGGCAAGGACCTCTCCGAGTTTCAGGTGATCGGGGATCCGACCGACCTGGCGGGTGCTCGGGATCTCGCCTCGAAGAACCGCCATCAGTTCGAGTGGTGGGCTCTGAGTCTCGTCAGCGCCCACCCAGCCCAGGACAAGAAGAAAGGAGCGGACAGGGGGATCGACGGCGTGATCTTCTTCAAGGACGACAAGAGCCAAGAGCACAAGAAGATCGTAGTGCAGGTTAAGAGCGGGCACGTCACGGCCCCACAGATCCGCGATCTCAAGGGGGTCGTCGAACGCGAGAAGGCCGTCATCGGTTTATTCATTACGCTCGAGAAGCCGACGCGGGACATGATCAAGGAGGCGGCGGACGCGGAGTTCTACGTGCCGAAGGCCGAGGCGTACGGCCACCAGAAGTTTCCGAAGATCCAGATCCTGACGGTCGAAGAGATGCTTGAGGGCAAGCAGGTCAAGTACCCGCCCCAGGCCGTGCAGGCGACTTTCGCGACGGCGGAGCGAAAGCTCAAGGCGAAGCCGGAGCCCAAGAAACTGCTGTGACTCCCCGCCCGCCGACGGTGTCGAGCGAGATCTCTCCTCGTGCCGAGAAGCCGGACCGCGACGATCGGCTGCTTTTCTTTTCTTCGTGGCACCGGCGTTGCCGTAGTAGCTCCTCCCCGGAGCACTGCTTTTCCCACCCATCCTCCGCCTTCGCGTCCTTCCCGGTCTGCCACGGCTCGTCCGCGTCGCCCTCCTTCAGCGCCGTGACGTGGTCGACGCGTAGCCGGGGCAGTGGCGGGTGCACCAGCAAGCGGACAATCCCCATCCCTTTCCTTGCCATGCTGGCCACGCTCGGGTACTCTCGCCGCGCTAAGGCCCCTTGACGCTAGGGACGGAGAGGCGTAGACCCGTACGCGCACGGGGGTCTCCGGAACGGTCCGAAGAGGTTCTATCCCGGTAGGGACGTCGGCGGTCCGTCCCAGGAGTCCCGCGGTGCGGCGGAAGATTTCCGAGATGGAGGTACTGCCATGAAATGGGTCGTCCGTCCTCAGGCAAACGAACAGAAGAACAGGATTTGCCCCTTGGCGCACACGATGTGCGCCCTCTGTTCCGAAGATCCCAGGTTCTGCGACGGCGGTGGCCCGATCGAGGCTTAGGGCTCCGTACCGTCTTCGCTGAGTCAAACCCGGCGGCCGCTGACCGGGGAGCGCGTCCGCCGGGAGCGATTCTCCTGATGACCGGGCGACCCCACGCCCGGGGTCAACGCGTTCCTACCCCGACTTGAGCGAAAGCCCGAAAGGTGATTCGAACGCGAGGGCGTTGCACGCTCCCTGATCGATTGCTATGCCTTCGGCCCGTCGATCCAGAGCCGCGGATCCTCGTGGAATGCGCCCAACGCGGCGATGCAACCCCGCCACTCCGGAGCTTCTGTCGCCGACACCCAGCCGGCCTGTCTCCAGCGCCGCGAGGAGGCGGAGGGCGTCGGGTAGCTCGTCCGGCTCGAGGTTCCAGACGAGGTCGTCAATGCGCGTGGCGGCCATGGGGACAGTCTAAGGTCGGATTGACGATCGAGGACGGAGTTGGGTTGCGGGCCAGGAACGCCTGGCCGCGGGGCGTGGCCCGGTGTCAGCTGTACGGAGGCCCCTTCCCCCTCGAGCGCGACCGGCGTATGCTCCCGGGCAGCGAGCTAGGTGCCGGGGGAGTCGCTGAAGAACGCCTTCGAGATCAGGGGTAAGCCTTGGCATGGAGACTGAGAAGCGCACGTCCCGCCCAAGACAGGCCGTCTAGTGCAGGCGTCGGTCGAAGAAGAGAGATGGGGATGATCGAACCCGATGCAGAAGACAAGCTTGGCTACTTCGCGGTGGCGTTTCTCGACGTTCTAGGCCAGAAAGAACGCATTCGAGAGTTGAGGGATCGTCCACAACGCCGCCGTGTTCGAACTGGCGGTTCGTGTCCTCGTGGACACGGTTGGATAAGGTCGCTCATCACGTAGTCAGACACGCCGCGCCCCTCCTATCGGTGGGGGACGTTTCTTTCGGAGCGTTGCGAGCACGCAACCGGAATCCTGTCGATCATCTGGCCTCGCGGTGCGCAAGCGGTATAGTGGTCGAGGTAAACCGTTTCTTCCAGCGCGGAGGTCGCGATGTCAATTTCAACATCATCACTTCGAGTTACTGGTTTCGCTATTGCCTGCCTGCGAAGCCTCGGGTTTTCCGCGCTGGTTCTGGCCTGCTGTTCGCACGCTTACGCCTCGAGCGAGACACCGCTGCCGCCGCCGGAGGTGAGTACGCTTACCGTCAACAAAGACGTCCCGAACGGTGCTGTAGTCCTGAACTGGACGGACGGGACTTCGTCATTTGCAGTGGAACGGAGCGAGAATGCTAATTTTCTCGCGCCCACGAACCTCGTCTACGTCACAAGAAGCGCGTTCGGTGGCCCCATCTCAGACGCAGTTCTGAACGACGGGAAGACCTACTTCTACCTGGTGTCGGACGCCTATTCCCGGACCGAGGTTTACTCGGTGGCCGCCGCGTCAGCGACCGCGTACGAAGGCCAAACGCTCACGATCGACGGCGTTGGCTTCGCGTCGAATTGCGCGGATGATACTGTATTTTTCGACGGTGGCGTCGAGGGGGCTATCACTTCGTGCAGCGAGACGCAGATCGTCGCGGCGATCCCGACGCCGGCAATCTCGGGGCGCATTGTCGTGAGCACGCCGAACGGCACGTCCAAAGCTCGACGGCAGAACTACGCGATCGGCCTGGCGTCCAACCCCGCCAGGCAAGATCTGGCGCACCTTGCCGTGGATTCCAACCACAATGTGTTCCTCTGCGACCAGGGCATGAACGATCGAATCTGGAAGCTGACCTACGGAACTGGCATGCTCACGCAGTGCGGTTCCGGGATCGGGGACCCGGTCGGGCTACCGAGGAATGAGTTCGGCACATTCAACGCTTCAACGCACAACACGTCTTCTCTCAGCGTGGGAAACGTCCGCGAGCTTGACCCTGCGACCTGCAACCTGACGTCGTGGGGGCCGTCCGGTACCGCGACGTCTGATCCAGTGGACCCGCGGGCGCTCGCGTATGACAAGAGTGGCGCAAACAACGGGTGGACCTTCGTCTTGGATCACACTGGCGATCGCATCAGACGGCGCGGGAATCTCACCGGCATGGACACCATGTGGTTGACCGGACTTGGTCTTGGTGACAATACGGCCGCGGCTTCGAACCCGGCCGGATTCACCTTCAACACCGCGGGCGAGTTCTTCTTCACGGCGCAAAGCACGATCAAGCACTACAGCGCTGCTCGGTCGCTGATCCAGACCTTCACTTCGGCCATGGGGCTCGATCACCCAGCGCAAATCGAGACGGATTCAAACAGCGACCTCTGGGTGGCAAACCGCGATGGTAACAACGTCATCAAGATTCGGACGACGCCGGCGACGCCGAGATCTCGCGTGAAGGTCACGGGCATCACGTCTCCTCGTGGGCTCGCGCTCGACACGGACCCCACGACGAATGACGGCTGGCTGTATGTTGGGGATCAGACGAACGTGTATCGATTCCGGGTCTACGACTCCATCCGGCTCGACGTGAAGGTCCTGAATGAAGCTCTTGGCCCCGGAGACACGCAGGACAGCGTGCGAGCCGAGATTCAAGGTCAGATCGAGCAGGCGAAGGCGGTTTTCAGTCAGTGCGGGATCGATATCGTCCTTGAGAACATCTCGTTCATCAGCGATCCGAACGCCAGGGGCGGCGTCGTTCGAACGCAGACCACAAGGACCGGGTTGGGCTGCTCGGTCTTGATGCAGGACGAACAGCAGATTCTGCTAGCCTCGCGTGCGAGCGATACGCGGGTGCTCAACGTCTACTACGTGAAGTACTTCGAAGAACCTGACGCTCCCGGTTCTGGGACGCTGCGACCTGCGTGGCGGGCCGGCGCGGCGTACACCAATGACTGCTATGCGGGGATGGACGCGGAAACGCTCGGTGGCGTGATCGCCACGCGCTTCAGCCGGCCGTTTGTTGGAACGCAGGTCCGCAAGGTGACAGGTCGAACGATTCTCGCCCACGAGATCAGTCATTTCGTGATGGACCAGTACGTTCAGCCTGGTTTTACGGACGAACATCGCGGTGGTGGCGAGGATCCGTCGGGAAACCCCGCGCAGTGCGTGGGGCTATCGGATGAGCGGTATCTCATGTATGGCACCGCGTGTGGTGGCATTCGGTTGACGAAGGGCGCGGGAAGCGAATGCGAGAACATGCGGACCAACACGGACGAGGGTCGATTCGTGGAGTTGTTCTGATGCGCTTCACGGGCGTCTTGTTGCTGCTCCTCGCATCGGCATGTTCGGCGTCCGCCCCCGCGGACTGCAACGCGCTGAATTCGGAACAGAGGGCAGCGCTCAAGGCATGGGTCGGCGGCGTGTACGCCGGAGGTGGCGGAATCGATGGCGAGAGCGTGGAGAGCCAGCGAAAGAAGATCGTGGGGTACGGGTCGGAGATCCTGCCGTGCCTCCTTGCGCTGTATCGACAGGGGCCTGCGGCCGTCGGCATGTGGGAACGGAATGAAGCGGCCCCAGCGAACGCGCATTGGGCGCTCCATCTGATCCAGGCCATCGACCGCGACAGAGCCGTTGGACTCTACCGCGAATGGCGAGCGGAGCCCGGGACGGACGACATGACGCGGACTGAGATCGACGTTTCGCTCGGACGGCTTGGGGATCACGACGCCCTAGGTGACTTGGCGAGATTTCTTGAAGCGGCGCCCATCGTGGGTGCCGATCCGCGTCGCCTGAGGAATGCGCGCGAAGATGCGGTCGTGGTCGTTGCGGAGCAGAACTACACGCGGGCTTTGGCGGGCCTGAAACGAGTTGCGGCGCAGGAGAACCCTCCGTCGAACTTCTGGAGTTTAACGGTGCCGGTATACGTCGCGCAGCTCTCCGAGGACGTGCCCGCGCTTGCTCGATACGCCCGCGACCCGACCTGTGCGATACCAGCACTTGAGGCATTGAAACGAATCGGGCGAAACGATCTGCTCCGTTCGTTAGCCGCAGACATGGATTATCGGTTCCAAGGGGCGGCGAAGGCACTTCTCGAGCAACAGTCAGGCACCGGGAAGTCGGAGAGATAGAAGCGCTGGAGCCTGCCCGGGTGGTTCTTGGTTCACCACGGCCGATCACTACAGCGTTGCCGAGCCGGAACGGTTTTTGGCGCCCATCTGGCGCACGGTCAAGAACCGGAAGAAGGCCATGAGCCTGATTAAGTGACGGCTCGGCGACGAGAAGGCTCAAGCACGTCGTCGCTTCTCGCGGCCGGACTGTCTGGGTGGCGATGATGAAGCCTCACGGGGCGGTTCGTTCGAACACCTGTGGGACGCGTGCGGCGTAGCCGGCACCTGCCTGCTTTGTCGCGGCACCGGCAAGCGACCCGGCCCCGCGTAAGCCCGCCATTTCAGCGGGCCAGGCCCCGTACCTTTCCGCGCATTTCCTCGTCCGATGGGTGGGTGTAGACGGTCGTCAGCGGGCTGACGTGTCGGGCGGTGCGCCGGTCAAAACCGGCGAGGTGCAGCGAATGCAAGAGTCGTACGGCGAAGGGGTAGCGACCCACGCCGGCCCCGAACCATGCGCCGTCGCTTGTGAGGGCGGGGGTGAAGCGTTGGCCAGGGGTACGTACAGGTCGGGTATTGAGCCGCGAAATATGTGGAACTTCGGGGTGCCGACGCCGTCGCTAGGAGCGGAAGGCCACGTCCGGCGTGTCGCTTTCACGAGATACGCCGGGACCCCGCGCGGTCTGAGACCCCGCGCATGTACGGAAACACCTCGCACGGGAACCGGGAGATCCCGCGTCCGCCTGCGACGATGGGCGTCGTAGGCCGCATCGGGAAGTCCAAGGACGTACGCCGATGATGGACGGGCGCGGGAAGTCGGACAGCCCCGTAGTACCGGGGAAGCCGCCGAACAAGGCCGAGGAACCGGCTGCGGAGGTGGTGGAGGGAAGGGGGCTGGCCAAGGGGAAACTGCCCGAGAGCAACGCACCCCGGACTCAGAGCCGGACCAGTGCGCCCAGCGCCTTCGAGCGGTTGCGGCAGGCAGTGCAGAAGGACAGGAAGCAGCGGTTCACCGCGCTCCTTCACCACGTCTACAACGTCGATCGGCTTCGGGGGGCGTACCTGGCTGTGAAGAGGGACGCCGCCGCGGGGGTCGATGGCGAGACGTGGCAGCACTACGGGGAGAACTTGGAGGGGAACCTCCGGGATCTTTCCGAGAGGCTGAAGCGGGGAGCGTACCGGGCGATGCCGGTTCGTCGGGCGTACATCCCGAAGGCGGACGGGCGGCAGCGGCCGCTCGGCGTTCCCACGCTGGAAGACAAGATCGTCCAGCGTGCCGTGGTCGAGGTGCTCAACGCCATCTACGAAACGGACTTTGTCGGCTTCTCGTACGGCTTCCGACCCGGGCGCAGTCCGCATCAGGCTTTGGATGCGCTCGCCGTCGGGATCGAGGCGAGGAGGGTGAACTGGGTGCTCGACGCCGACATCCGTAGCTTCTTCGACACGCTCGATCACGGATGGCTGGCGAAGTTTGTCGAGCACCGCGTGGCGGACCGGCGCGTCGTGCGGCTCATCCGGAAATGGTTGAGCGCGGGCGTGCTGGAGGACGGAAAGCGGACACGGAGTGAAGTGGGAACCGTCCAGGGCGGGAGTATCAGCCCGCTGCTGGCGAATATCTATCTCCACTACGTGTTCGACCTCTGGGTCCACCAGTGGAGAAGAAGGCAGGCACGGGGCAACGTGGTAGTCGTGCGCTTCGCCGACGACTTCGTGGTGGGGTTCGAACATCGACTCGACGCTGAGCAGCTCCTTGCGGAACTCAGGCTGAGGCTGGGGGAGTTCGGCTTGGAATTGCATCCCGCCAAGACCCGGCTGATTGAGTTCGGCCGGTATGCGGCGGACCGGCGAAGAAGGCGTGGCGCGGGGAAGCCCGAGACGTTCAACTTCCTCGGCTTCACGCACATCTGCGGATGGACCCGGAACGAGAAGTTCGTGGTCCTTCGGCAGACGATGCGCCAGAGGTGGCAGGCCAAGCTGAAGGCGGTCAAGGAAGAGCTGAGACGCCGGAGGCATCGGCCGATCCCGGAACTGGGCGCCTATCTGCGGTCGGTTGTCGGTGGACACGTGCGTTACTACGGTGTCCCTCGCAACAGCGGCGCCATCAGTTCTTTCCGTGGGGCGGTCATCTGGCTGTGGTGGCGGGCACTGAAGCGCCGCAGTCAGCGAAGCCGCCTGTCGTGGGAGCGCATGCGGCGTCTATGTCAGCAATGGCTCCCACCCGCTCACATCTGTCATCCCTATCCCATTCAGCACCTGGCCGTCATGACCCAAGGCAGGAGCCGTGTGCGTTAGTAGCGCATGCACGGATCTGTGCGGGGGGCGCCGGGAAACCGGCGTCCCTACCGCGACAACCTCTGCGCCCGAGCGGCGCGTCGACGGTCGGTTCCTGCCGAATTGCGAGAGGATGCGGCGGAAGAGGCTGCATGCGCGCTGGTGGCGCTGGCCCACCCGCTCCGACCGACCGATCCCGCCTCTCTCGAGGTACCCCGCTTCGGAGCGTGTCCCGTCACGGTGACTCAGTTCTGTTGCGAGGCGTCTCCACTCCGCATTTCGCCGAAACTGCTCGAGAAGGTGTCGAAGATCACGAGGGCGGCGGCGGCGCAGGCGACTACGACGCCCGCTGGAGGCCGTAGAAGTCGATGACGAACTTTGCGATGTCCTCTGGGGCTGGCGCGCAATTGGGGCGCGTCATCATGAAGTCAACCCAATCCACCGTATGCAGCCCTCGCATCATCTGGTCGGCCTCCACGTAGAGGTGCGCCAGCACGAGGATGATGATCGGGTTGAGGCCATGCTGCTCCTTCGCCTGAAAGGCGGTGTTGCAGACGGCCTCCGCGCGCTCGCCCACCAGGGACTCTGACGAGTGCGCTTCATAGAGTTTCGCCTTCAGTACAGCCCGCTGGAACCACAGCTGGTAGGCCGCCGCGTTCTCGGCTGTGATCTGGCTCCATGCGGGGTCACGGGGCTGCGGGCTGAAGTGGAGTCCGAGGATGGGATCGACATTGTTCTGCATCCAGTCAGGTCCGCGCTTGCCCTGGTCCTCGGAGTACTCGACGAGCACCTTCCGCGGCGCGGATGGCAGTTCTTGTTTCGGCGTCCGGGCTGCTGCAGGTCGCTTGCCGATTCCGAGAAGATCAAGCAGCCTCATGTGTGCCCTCCTTTGAACCCCATGCTGCCTCCGAGAACGGCGACCACAAACGCGCTCAGACGGCCGGCAACGGACGTTCTGCTAGGATACTTCTACGCCCGCAGGTTGCGGGATAGCAACAGTTTTCGAGAGGGAGGCTGCTGGACAGCCGCTTCAGCAGGCCAGCGTTCGAATCCGCCGCGACATCTCCTCGTCGCTCGGATGGGTATAGATGACGGTCGTCAGCGGGCTAAGATGCCGCGCAAACCTCTGCGCCAGGAACAGGTCGTGGGTGGCCCGGTACACCGCCGTCACGGCCGAGTGCCGTAGCGAATGAAACGGGTACAGCCGGTCGAACCCTGCCTTCTTCTGCCATTGCCGCCACGCGAACTGGACCCGGCGCTTTGAGATGCGGCGGCGGGACTGGTTGCAAAAAAGCGGAGCGCCAGCAACCAGATCCTCGCCGCGGTCCCGCTTCCACCGCCAGAACCGCCTCAGCTTTACGACCAGCCGGTCCGGCAGGAATACGTCCGTAGCACGGCCGCCCTTGGCGATCTCGGGGCGGATGCGGACGCGGACCCGGGGCGTGCCGTCCGTGTTGAACACGTCGCCGACGTTGAGGCCGACCAGCTCGCCGAGCCGCAGGCCGGTCCCGAGGGCCATCGAGAAGATGGTGTGGTCGCGCAGGTTGGTGGCCGTGGCCCGCAGGATCGCCTTCTGCTCGGCGGCGGTCAGGGTCGGCGGGGCGAGGTGGGGCATGGGGTTCACCCTCCCTTCGTTGGCGGCTCGCGCTTCTCGGCGATCACGGTGGTGAACTTCTTGACCGTACCGTTCGGGGCCGGGTACGTCTCCGCGCGCCAGACGAGAATGTCCCAGCCTGCGAAGTGCTCGCGCAGTTCCTCGCTCCCGAACAGGTAGTAGTTGTCGGGATCGAACATGTCCAGGAACGTCGTTCCTTCGACGAGGACATTCACCGCGGCCAGGCCACGAGGACGCACGCACCCCTGGATGTCACTTAGCAGTTGCAGAGCCCGTTCACGCCGGAAGAACATGAGCAGTCCAATGGCGACAACCGTGTCGAACTCTCGGGCGATTCTGAACGTCCCAAGATCCGCGAGAACGGTTTCGACGGGGAGCGATTCCTCCTCGGCCACCTGGCGGATTCGCGCCAAGGCCGTCGGGCTCGCGTCCACAGCCACGACCCGGCAACCCCGTTTTGCCACTTCAAGAGTCAAATTGCCCAGTCCGCAGCCGAGATCAAGGACCTCGCCCGCCACGTAGCCGATCGCCAGGATCTCGAATGGATTGAGAGCGAACTCCTGTTCTCGCACCTGACGCTGGAACTGGTTCTCGAAGAAGTTCACAGAGCGGGAACCGCTGGCCAACGGGTCGTTGGGTTGATCCGACATACCGCCTCCCGTCATGGTGGACAGCATCCTACGCCTTGCCGAGGCGCGACGGCGGTCAGGGTCGGCGGGGCGAGGTGGGGCATAGCGACCTCCCGCCACGACAGGGCCATCGGTGGGGGAGGAAGTCAAGGGAGCAGCTGGCGACGGACACTCCGGTTCAGACTCGACTACGCAGCCGACGCAAACCGGTTGGCGAAGGAACGGGGCGAGGGACTGTCGACGCTCGCCATCGAGCCCGAGCAGATCGAGGCGGGCGACAAGTTCTTCGAGGTGCTCGGCAACGCGTTTGGCCGCGCCTGCAACGCGATCAGGCTCCAGGCGGCTCCGCGGTCACTCCGCCGCCGCGATCGCGGCGGGCTTCTTCAGGTCGCGCACGACGCGATCGAACGCCTGCTTGTATGAGTCGTGGTTCTTCCAGTTCTTGAAGTCACCGATGTGGCGCTCGTGCCGCAGTCCG
The Terriglobia bacterium genome window above contains:
- a CDS encoding restriction endonuclease, with amino-acid sequence MPDNWKNKLYFGDNLGALRDEISDESVDLVYLDPPFNSNASYNVLYKEPTGEGSNAQIEAFDDTWHWGPQTAEIYDKTREAGGKLGDLIEAMLRFLGKNDMMAYLAMMAPRLKELHRVLKPTGSLYLHCDPTASHYLKLVMDAIFGPREFQNEIAWKRFSAKNDPTRYGRSHDVLLYYVKGHPSTWNPEYGPFEEDYVEQNYRYIEKDTGRRYRLSDLTAHKPGGDVDYEWHGMRPYKGRHWAFSRQNLEKFLVDGRIVFRRTGMPVYKRYLDEMPGVPLQDIWTDVRLHAGSKERLGYATQKPESLLERIINASSNIGDLILDPFCGCGTTIAVAERLHRKWIGIDITHLAINLVIRRLKDTFGKDLSEFQVIGDPTDLAGARDLASKNRHQFEWWALSLVSAHPAQDKKKGADRGIDGVIFFKDDKSQEHKKIVVQVKSGHVTAPQIRDLKGVVEREKAVIGLFITLEKPTRDMIKEAADAEFYVPKAEAYGHQKFPKIQILTVEEMLEGKQVKYPPQAVQATFATAERKLKAKPEPKKLL
- a CDS encoding methyltransferase domain-containing protein, with product MLSTMTGGGMSDQPNDPLASGSRSVNFFENQFQRQVREQEFALNPFEILAIGYVAGEVLDLGCGLGNLTLEVAKRGCRVVAVDASPTALARIRQVAEEESLPVETVLADLGTFRIAREFDTVVAIGLLMFFRRERALQLLSDIQGCVRPRGLAAVNVLVEGTTFLDMFDPDNYYLFGSEELREHFAGWDILVWRAETYPAPNGTVKKFTTVIAEKREPPTKGG
- a CDS encoding site-specific integrase yields the protein MPHLAPPTLTAAEQKAILRATATNLRDHTIFSMALGTGLRLGELVGLNVGDVFNTDGTPRVRVRIRPEIAKGGRATDVFLPDRLVVKLRRFWRWKRDRGEDLVAGAPLFCNQSRRRISKRRVQFAWRQWQKKAGFDRLYPFHSLRHSAVTAVYRATHDLFLAQRFARHLSPLTTVIYTHPSDEEMSRRIRTLAC
- a CDS encoding IPT/TIG domain-containing protein, giving the protein MSISTSSLRVTGFAIACLRSLGFSALVLACCSHAYASSETPLPPPEVSTLTVNKDVPNGAVVLNWTDGTSSFAVERSENANFLAPTNLVYVTRSAFGGPISDAVLNDGKTYFYLVSDAYSRTEVYSVAAASATAYEGQTLTIDGVGFASNCADDTVFFDGGVEGAITSCSETQIVAAIPTPAISGRIVVSTPNGTSKARRQNYAIGLASNPARQDLAHLAVDSNHNVFLCDQGMNDRIWKLTYGTGMLTQCGSGIGDPVGLPRNEFGTFNASTHNTSSLSVGNVRELDPATCNLTSWGPSGTATSDPVDPRALAYDKSGANNGWTFVLDHTGDRIRRRGNLTGMDTMWLTGLGLGDNTAAASNPAGFTFNTAGEFFFTAQSTIKHYSAARSLIQTFTSAMGLDHPAQIETDSNSDLWVANRDGNNVIKIRTTPATPRSRVKVTGITSPRGLALDTDPTTNDGWLYVGDQTNVYRFRVYDSIRLDVKVLNEALGPGDTQDSVRAEIQGQIEQAKAVFSQCGIDIVLENISFISDPNARGGVVRTQTTRTGLGCSVLMQDEQQILLASRASDTRVLNVYYVKYFEEPDAPGSGTLRPAWRAGAAYTNDCYAGMDAETLGGVIATRFSRPFVGTQVRKVTGRTILAHEISHFVMDQYVQPGFTDEHRGGGEDPSGNPAQCVGLSDERYLMYGTACGGIRLTKGAGSECENMRTNTDEGRFVELF
- the ltrA gene encoding group II intron reverse transcriptase/maturase, whose protein sequence is MMDGRGKSDSPVVPGKPPNKAEEPAAEVVEGRGLAKGKLPESNAPRTQSRTSAPSAFERLRQAVQKDRKQRFTALLHHVYNVDRLRGAYLAVKRDAAAGVDGETWQHYGENLEGNLRDLSERLKRGAYRAMPVRRAYIPKADGRQRPLGVPTLEDKIVQRAVVEVLNAIYETDFVGFSYGFRPGRSPHQALDALAVGIEARRVNWVLDADIRSFFDTLDHGWLAKFVEHRVADRRVVRLIRKWLSAGVLEDGKRTRSEVGTVQGGSISPLLANIYLHYVFDLWVHQWRRRQARGNVVVVRFADDFVVGFEHRLDAEQLLAELRLRLGEFGLELHPAKTRLIEFGRYAADRRRRRGAGKPETFNFLGFTHICGWTRNEKFVVLRQTMRQRWQAKLKAVKEELRRRRHRPIPELGAYLRSVVGGHVRYYGVPRNSGAISSFRGAVIWLWWRALKRRSQRSRLSWERMRRLCQQWLPPAHICHPYPIQHLAVMTQGRSRVR